In Salmonella enterica subsp. enterica serovar Typhimurium str. LT2, a single window of DNA contains:
- a CDS encoding putative acetyl esterase (similar to E. coli putative lipase (AAC73578.1); Blastp hit to AAC73578.1 (319 aa), 32% identity in aa 84 - 312): protein MPLEKGIAELVAGFIAAGRPSSREQNIDDRRAGYIASTTLAGETETRVQVEDIELDAMTFRVVSPLNATGKLPCIIYYHGGCFVSGGFATHDNQLRQLAFYSRCRVIAAQYRLAPDHTFPAAHNDAETGANTIWKYAQKLGIDRENITLAGDSAGGHLALVTALRLKAARQWQPAQLILIYPMLDATARFASYTCNGLDYIITRDTLLSGYEMYMPRTDPLHPEASPLWREDFAGLPSTHIITAEFDPLRDEGEALYQRFQEQGVECTCQRYLGVIHGFFQLGGVSQAARSAMRDVAWRVVSPSTGKMT, encoded by the coding sequence ATGCCACTGGAAAAAGGAATTGCCGAACTGGTCGCTGGGTTTATCGCCGCGGGCCGCCCCTCTTCTCGCGAACAGAATATTGATGACCGGAGGGCGGGCTACATCGCCAGCACGACACTGGCAGGAGAAACAGAAACCCGCGTCCAGGTTGAAGATATTGAACTCGATGCCATGACGTTTCGCGTGGTTTCGCCGCTCAATGCCACAGGGAAATTACCCTGCATCATTTATTATCATGGTGGCTGCTTTGTCAGCGGCGGTTTTGCCACTCACGATAACCAGTTAAGGCAGTTAGCTTTTTACAGCCGTTGTCGCGTGATTGCGGCACAGTACCGACTTGCACCAGATCACACCTTCCCGGCCGCACATAACGATGCCGAAACCGGAGCCAATACTATCTGGAAATATGCCCAGAAACTGGGGATAGATCGCGAGAACATTACGCTTGCTGGTGACAGCGCGGGTGGGCATCTGGCGCTGGTCACCGCGCTACGCCTGAAAGCCGCCCGTCAATGGCAACCTGCACAGCTGATTCTGATCTACCCCATGCTGGACGCAACCGCCAGGTTTGCGAGCTACACCTGTAATGGGCTGGATTACATTATCACGCGTGACACGCTGCTTTCAGGCTACGAGATGTATATGCCGCGAACCGATCCACTGCATCCTGAAGCCAGTCCGCTCTGGCGTGAGGACTTCGCCGGACTGCCATCCACGCACATCATTACTGCCGAATTCGACCCACTGCGCGATGAGGGCGAGGCCCTGTATCAACGGTTCCAGGAACAGGGTGTGGAATGTACTTGCCAGCGCTATCTCGGTGTCATCCATGGCTTTTTCCAGCTCGGAGGCGTGAGCCAGGCGGCACGAAGCGCCATGCGAGATGTGGCCTGGCGTGTTGTAAGTCCATCAACAGGCAAAATGACCTAA
- a CDS encoding putative merR family bacterial regulatory protein has product MSQMNEIIEGTREPSRTFHIDAMKIKEIRQASGLSQSKFAELISVNVDTLRNWEQGRRSPTGPAKALLRAIANDPRNVIQALRY; this is encoded by the coding sequence ATGTCTCAAATGAATGAAATCATTGAAGGGACCCGTGAACCTTCTCGTACCTTTCATATTGATGCAATGAAGATTAAAGAAATACGGCAGGCATCTGGGTTGTCGCAATCTAAGTTTGCAGAGCTGATTTCGGTCAACGTGGATACGCTGCGCAACTGGGAGCAAGGAAGACGTTCACCGACAGGGCCAGCCAAAGCGTTACTTCGCGCCATTGCCAACGACCCGAGAAACGTTATACAAGCATTGCGTTATTGA
- the fdhE gene encoding putative formate dehydrogenase formation protein (Mn_fn; similar to E. coli affects formate dehydrogenase-N (AAD13453.1); Blastp hit to AAD13453.1 (309 aa), 93% identity in aa 1 - 309), translating to MSIRIIPQDELGSSEKRTADMIPPLLFPRLKNVYNRRAERLRELAENNPLGDYLRFAALIAHAQEVVLYDHPLEMDLTARIKEANDQGKPPLDIHVLPRDKHWQKLLHSLIAELKPEMSGPALAVIENLEKASEQELEQMASALFASDFASVSSDKAPFIWAALSLYWAQMASLIPGKARAEYGEARQYCPVCGSMPVSSMVQIGTTQGLRYLHCNLCETEWHVVRVKCSNCEQSRDLHYWSLENEQAAVKAESCGDCGTYLKILYQEKDPKVEAVADDLASLVLDARMEQEGFARSSINPFLFPGEGE from the coding sequence ATGAGTATTCGCATAATCCCGCAAGATGAGCTGGGGTCGAGCGAGAAACGTACGGCGGATATGATTCCGCCGTTATTGTTCCCCCGACTCAAAAACGTCTACAACCGCCGCGCCGAACGTCTGCGCGAGCTGGCTGAAAATAACCCGCTGGGCGATTACCTGCGCTTTGCCGCGCTTATCGCGCACGCGCAGGAAGTGGTGCTGTACGACCATCCGCTGGAGATGGATCTGACCGCACGTATTAAAGAAGCGAACGACCAGGGCAAGCCGCCGCTGGATATCCACGTGCTGCCGCGTGATAAGCACTGGCAAAAACTGCTGCATTCGTTAATTGCCGAGCTAAAACCCGAGATGAGCGGCCCCGCGCTGGCGGTGATCGAGAACCTGGAGAAAGCCTCAGAGCAGGAGCTGGAGCAGATGGCCAGCGCGCTGTTTGCCTCGGATTTTGCCTCCGTCAGCAGCGATAAAGCCCCCTTTATCTGGGCCGCGCTCTCCCTTTACTGGGCGCAAATGGCCAGCTTGATTCCAGGCAAAGCCCGCGCGGAATACGGTGAAGCGCGCCAGTATTGCCCGGTGTGCGGTTCGATGCCGGTCTCCAGCATGGTGCAGATCGGCACCACGCAGGGGCTGCGTTATCTGCACTGTAACCTGTGCGAAACCGAATGGCATGTCGTGCGCGTAAAATGCAGTAACTGCGAACAGAGCCGCGACTTACACTACTGGTCGCTGGAAAATGAGCAGGCTGCGGTGAAAGCCGAAAGCTGCGGCGATTGCGGGACTTACCTGAAGATTCTCTATCAGGAAAAAGACCCGAAAGTAGAAGCAGTGGCCGACGACCTCGCCTCGCTGGTGCTGGACGCGCGCATGGAACAGGAGGGCTTCGCCCGCAGTTCCATCAACCCGTTCCTGTTCCCGGGGGAAGGGGAATAA
- the fdoI gene encoding formate dehydrogenase, cytochrome B556 (FDO) subunit (similar to E. coli formate dehydrogenase, cytochrome B556 (FDO) subunit (AAD13454.1); Blastp hit to AAD13454.1 (211 aa), 96% identity in aa 1 - 211) — translation MKRRDTIVRYTAPERINHWIVAFCFVLAAVSGLGFLFPSFNWLMHILGTPQLARILHPFVGVVMFASFIIMFFRYWHHNLINRDDIFWAKNIRKIVVNEEVGDTGRYNFGQKCVFWAAIIFLVLLLVSGVIIWRPYFAPAFSIPVIRFALMLHSFAAVALIVVIMVHIYAALWVKGTITAMVEGWVTRSWAKKHHPRWYREVRKTTEKETE, via the coding sequence ATGAAACGACGTGACACCATCGTGCGCTATACGGCGCCGGAACGCATCAACCACTGGATCGTCGCTTTCTGCTTCGTGCTGGCGGCGGTGAGCGGGCTGGGCTTTTTATTCCCATCCTTCAACTGGTTGATGCATATCCTGGGCACCCCGCAACTGGCGCGAATTCTGCACCCGTTTGTGGGCGTGGTTATGTTTGCCTCGTTCATCATCATGTTTTTCCGTTATTGGCACCACAATCTAATCAATCGGGATGATATCTTTTGGGCGAAGAATATTCGTAAGATCGTCGTCAACGAGGAAGTGGGTGACACCGGGCGTTATAACTTCGGTCAGAAATGCGTATTCTGGGCGGCGATTATCTTCCTGGTGCTGCTGCTGGTGAGCGGGGTAATTATCTGGCGTCCGTACTTTGCGCCTGCTTTCTCAATCCCGGTGATCCGATTCGCGTTAATGTTGCATTCTTTTGCCGCAGTAGCGTTAATTGTGGTTATCATGGTGCATATCTACGCCGCCCTTTGGGTGAAAGGCACCATTACCGCGATGGTGGAAGGCTGGGTAACCCGGTCGTGGGCGAAGAAACATCACCCGCGCTGGTACCGAGAAGTCCGCAAGACAACGGAAAAAGAAACTGAATGA
- the fdoH gene encoding formate dehydrogenase-O, Fe-S subunit (similar to E. coli formate dehydrogenase-O, iron-sulfur subunit (AAD13455.1); Blastp hit to AAD13455.1 (300 aa), 93% identity in aa 1 - 300) has protein sequence MAYQSQDIIRRSATNGFTPAPQARDHQEEVAKLIDVTTCIGCKACQVACSEWNDIRDEVGNNVGVYDNPADLTAKSWTVMRFSEVEQNDKLEWLIRKDGCMHCADPGCLKACPAEGAIIQYANGIVDFQSEQCIGCGYCIAGCPFNVPRLNPEDNRVYKCTLCVDRVTVGQEPACVKTCPTGAIHFGSKEDMKTLAGERVAELKTRGYDNAGLYDPAGVGGTHVMYVLHHADKPNLYHGLPENPEISETVKFWKGVWKPLAAFGFAATFAASVFHYVGVGPNRAEEEDDNLHEEKDEVRK, from the coding sequence ATGGCTTATCAATCGCAAGACATCATTCGTCGTTCCGCCACTAACGGTTTCACCCCCGCGCCCCAGGCGCGGGACCACCAGGAAGAGGTGGCGAAACTCATCGACGTCACCACCTGTATCGGCTGTAAAGCGTGTCAGGTGGCGTGCTCCGAGTGGAACGACATCCGTGATGAAGTGGGCAATAACGTCGGGGTGTATGACAACCCGGCGGACTTAACCGCGAAATCCTGGACGGTGATGCGCTTCTCGGAAGTGGAACAGAACGACAAACTGGAGTGGCTGATCCGTAAGGATGGCTGTATGCACTGCGCCGATCCAGGCTGCCTGAAGGCCTGTCCGGCGGAAGGGGCGATCATTCAGTACGCTAACGGTATTGTCGACTTCCAGTCCGAGCAGTGTATCGGCTGCGGCTACTGTATCGCTGGCTGCCCGTTCAACGTGCCGCGCCTCAACCCGGAAGACAACCGCGTCTATAAATGTACGCTGTGCGTTGACCGCGTGACCGTCGGGCAAGAACCGGCCTGCGTGAAGACCTGTCCAACCGGCGCCATTCATTTTGGCTCGAAAGAGGATATGAAAACGCTGGCGGGCGAGCGTGTGGCGGAACTAAAAACCCGTGGTTATGACAACGCGGGTCTGTACGATCCGGCGGGAGTAGGCGGTACGCATGTCATGTACGTGCTGCATCATGCCGACAAGCCGAATCTGTATCACGGTCTGCCGGAAAACCCGGAAATCAGCGAAACCGTTAAGTTCTGGAAAGGCGTCTGGAAACCGCTCGCCGCGTTCGGTTTTGCCGCGACCTTTGCCGCCAGCGTCTTCCACTATGTCGGCGTCGGCCCGAACCGCGCGGAAGAGGAAGATGACAACCTGCATGAAGAGAAAGACGAGGTGCGCAAATGA
- the fdoG gene encoding formate dehydrogenase (similar to E. coli formate dehydrogenase-O, major subunit (AAD13456.1); Blastp hit to AAD13456.1 (1016 aa), 93% identity in aa 1 - 1016), translating into MQVSRRQFFKICAGGMAGTTAAALGFAPGVALAETRQYKLLRTRETRNTCTYCSVGCGLLMYSLGDGAKNAKASIFHIEGDPDHPVSRGALCPKGAGLVDFIHSESRLKFPQYRAPGSDKWQQISWEEAFDRIAKLMKEDRDANYQAQNAEGVTVNRWLTTGMLCASASSNETGYLTQKFSRALGMLAVDNQARVUHGPTVASLAPTFGRGAMTNHWVDIKNANLVVVMGGNAAEAHPVGFRWAMEAKIHNGAKLIVIDPRFTRTASVADFYAPIRSGTDIAFLSGVMLYLLTNEKYNREYTEAYTNASLIVREDFGFDDGLFTGYDADKRQYDKTSWHYELDENGFAKHDTTLQHPRCVWNLLKQHVSRYTPDMVENICGTPKADFLKVCEYIAETSAKDKTASFLYALGWTQHSIGAQNIRTMAMIQLLLGNMGMAGGGVNALRGHSNIQGLTDLGLLSQSLPGYLTLPSEKQTDLQTYLAANTPKPLLKDQVNYWGNYPKFFVSMMKAFFGDKATAENSWGFDWLPKWDKGYDVLQYFEMMKQGKVNGYICQGFNPVASFPNKNKVVASLSKLKYLVTIDPLNTETSTFWQNHGESNDVDPAKIQTEVFRLPSTCFAEENGSIVNSGRWLQWHWKGADAPGIAMTDGEILAGIFLRLRKMYSEQGGANPEQVLNMTWNYTKPYEPASEEVAMESNGKALADLIDPATGAVVVKKGQQLSSFAQLRDDGTTSSGCWIFAGSWTPEGNMMARRDNADPSGLGNTLGWAWAWPLNRRILYNRASADPQGNPWDPKRQLLKWEGGKWAGWDIPDYSAAAPGSDVGPFIMQPEGMGRLFAIDKMAEGPFPEHYEPFETPLGTNPLHPNVISNPAARIFKDDADALGKADKFPYVGTTYRLTEHFHYWTKHALLNAIAQPEQFVEIGEKLANKLGIAHGDTVKVSSNRGYIKAKAVVTKRIRTLKADGKDIDTIGIPIHWGYEGVAKKGFIANTLTPFVGDANTQTPEFKSFLVNVEKV; encoded by the coding sequence ATGCAGGTCAGCAGAAGGCAGTTCTTTAAGATCTGCGCTGGCGGTATGGCAGGCACCACGGCGGCGGCACTGGGCTTCGCGCCCGGCGTAGCGCTAGCGGAAACACGGCAATATAAACTGCTGCGCACCCGCGAAACCCGTAACACCTGCACCTACTGTTCCGTTGGCTGCGGGCTGTTGATGTACAGCCTCGGCGACGGTGCGAAAAACGCCAAAGCATCTATTTTCCATATCGAAGGGGACCCGGATCATCCGGTAAGCCGTGGCGCGCTGTGCCCGAAAGGGGCCGGTCTGGTGGACTTTATCCACTCTGAAAGCCGCCTGAAATTCCCGCAATACCGCGCGCCGGGTTCAGATAAGTGGCAACAAATCAGTTGGGAAGAAGCGTTTGACCGCATCGCTAAACTGATGAAGGAAGATCGCGACGCCAACTATCAGGCGCAGAACGCCGAAGGCGTTACCGTTAACCGCTGGCTCACCACCGGGATGCTGTGCGCTTCCGCATCCAGTAACGAGACGGGTTATTTAACGCAAAAATTCTCCCGCGCGCTGGGTATGCTCGCGGTCGACAACCAGGCGCGTGTCTGACACGGACCAACGGTAGCAAGTCTTGCTCCAACATTTGGTCGCGGTGCGATGACCAACCACTGGGTCGACATCAAGAACGCCAACCTCGTCGTGGTGATGGGCGGTAACGCCGCAGAAGCTCACCCGGTCGGGTTCCGCTGGGCGATGGAAGCCAAAATTCACAACGGCGCGAAGCTGATTGTGATCGATCCGCGCTTTACGCGTACCGCGTCGGTGGCCGATTTCTATGCGCCAATACGCTCTGGTACTGACATTGCCTTCTTGTCAGGCGTGATGCTGTATCTGCTGACCAACGAAAAATACAACCGTGAATACACCGAGGCCTATACCAATGCCAGCCTGATCGTGCGTGAAGATTTTGGCTTCGATGATGGTCTGTTCACTGGCTATGACGCCGACAAGCGTCAGTACGATAAAACCAGTTGGCACTATGAGCTGGACGAAAACGGTTTTGCCAAACACGATACGACACTGCAACACCCGCGCTGTGTCTGGAATCTGTTGAAACAGCATGTCTCACGCTACACGCCGGACATGGTAGAAAATATCTGCGGTACGCCGAAAGCGGACTTCCTGAAAGTGTGCGAGTACATTGCAGAAACCAGCGCAAAAGATAAAACAGCGTCGTTCCTGTACGCGCTGGGCTGGACGCAGCATTCCATCGGTGCGCAGAACATCCGTACTATGGCGATGATCCAGCTTCTGCTCGGTAACATGGGGATGGCGGGCGGCGGCGTTAACGCCCTGCGCGGTCACTCCAACATTCAGGGACTGACCGACTTAGGACTGCTGTCGCAAAGTCTGCCGGGCTATCTGACGCTGCCGAGCGAAAAACAGACCGACCTGCAAACCTATCTGGCTGCCAATACGCCGAAGCCATTGTTGAAGGATCAGGTCAACTACTGGGGCAACTATCCGAAATTCTTCGTCTCGATGATGAAGGCCTTCTTTGGTGATAAAGCGACAGCGGAAAATAGCTGGGGCTTCGACTGGCTACCGAAGTGGGACAAAGGGTACGATGTACTGCAGTACTTCGAGATGATGAAACAGGGCAAGGTCAACGGCTATATCTGCCAGGGCTTTAACCCGGTGGCCTCATTCCCGAACAAAAACAAAGTGGTCGCATCGCTTTCCAAACTGAAGTACCTGGTGACTATCGATCCGCTCAACACCGAAACGTCCACCTTCTGGCAAAACCACGGTGAGTCGAACGACGTTGATCCCGCAAAAATCCAGACCGAAGTGTTCCGTCTGCCTTCCACCTGTTTTGCCGAGGAAAATGGTTCCATCGTTAACTCCGGTCGTTGGTTACAGTGGCACTGGAAGGGCGCGGACGCCCCGGGAATTGCCATGACCGACGGCGAAATCCTCGCCGGTATCTTCTTACGCCTGCGTAAGATGTACTCTGAACAGGGCGGCGCCAACCCGGAACAGGTGCTGAATATGACCTGGAACTACACCAAACCATACGAACCCGCCTCTGAAGAAGTGGCGATGGAAAGTAACGGTAAAGCGCTGGCCGATCTTATCGATCCGGCAACCGGCGCGGTGGTGGTGAAGAAAGGCCAACAACTCAGTTCGTTCGCGCAACTGCGCGATGACGGTACGACGTCCAGCGGCTGCTGGATTTTCGCCGGTAGCTGGACGCCGGAAGGCAACATGATGGCGCGTCGTGATAACGCCGACCCGTCTGGTCTCGGCAACACGCTGGGCTGGGCATGGGCATGGCCGCTTAACCGCCGCATCCTCTATAACCGCGCCTCCGCCGATCCGCAGGGTAATCCCTGGGACCCGAAACGTCAGCTACTGAAATGGGAAGGCGGAAAATGGGCCGGATGGGATATTCCGGACTACAGCGCCGCCGCGCCCGGCAGCGACGTCGGACCGTTTATCATGCAGCCGGAAGGGATGGGTCGCCTGTTTGCTATCGATAAGATGGCGGAAGGGCCGTTCCCGGAACACTACGAGCCGTTTGAAACGCCGCTGGGCACTAACCCGCTGCACCCGAACGTTATCTCTAACCCTGCCGCCCGTATCTTTAAAGACGATGCCGACGCGCTGGGTAAAGCGGATAAGTTCCCGTATGTCGGAACTACTTACCGTCTGACCGAGCACTTCCACTACTGGACCAAGCACGCGTTGCTTAACGCTATCGCCCAGCCGGAACAGTTTGTGGAAATTGGCGAGAAGCTGGCGAATAAGCTCGGTATCGCGCATGGCGATACCGTGAAGGTCTCCTCGAACCGCGGCTATATCAAAGCCAAAGCGGTGGTGACCAAGCGTATTCGCACGCTGAAAGCGGACGGCAAGGATATCGATACCATCGGTATTCCTATTCACTGGGGCTACGAAGGCGTGGCGAAAAAAGGCTTTATCGCCAATACGTTAACGCCTTTCGTCGGTGATGCGAACACGCAAACGCCGGAGTTTAAATCCTTCCTTGTGAACGTGGAAAAGGTGTAA
- the fdhD gene encoding putative formate dehydrogenase formation protein (similar to E. coli affects formate dehydrogenase-N (AAC76877.1); Blastp hit to AAC76877.1 (277 aa), 85% identity in aa 7 - 275) has translation MNNILSEEVLNVTDFTTSRQLTLWKREDLQSPQLDDVAEEVPVALVYNGISHVVMMASPKDLTHFAMGFSLSEGIIDSPREIYGMDVVPSCNGLEVQIDLSSRRFMGLKARRRALAGRTGCGVCGVEQLNDIGKPVQPLPFSQTFNLGNLDRALKHLNDFQPTGKLTGCTHAAAWVMPSGELAGGHEDVGRHVALDKLLGRRATEGEEWRQGAALVSSRASYEMVQKSAMCGVEILFAVSAATTLAVEVAERCNLTLVGFCKPGRATIYTHPQRLIAD, from the coding sequence GTGAACAATATACTGTCTGAAGAAGTCCTAAATGTGACTGATTTCACAACCTCACGCCAGTTGACTCTCTGGAAACGCGAGGATTTGCAGTCCCCCCAACTTGATGATGTTGCCGAGGAAGTGCCAGTGGCACTGGTGTATAACGGCATTTCGCATGTCGTTATGATGGCCTCTCCGAAAGATCTGACGCATTTTGCAATGGGGTTTTCTCTGTCGGAAGGGATCATTGACAGCCCGCGTGAAATCTATGGCATGGACGTTGTACCGTCCTGTAACGGACTTGAAGTGCAGATTGATCTTTCCAGCCGTCGATTTATGGGGCTGAAAGCGCGTCGTCGCGCGCTGGCCGGACGTACCGGTTGCGGCGTATGTGGCGTGGAACAGCTCAATGACATCGGTAAGCCGGTGCAACCGCTGCCGTTTAGCCAAACGTTTAATCTCGGTAACCTTGATCGCGCGTTAAAACATCTGAATGATTTTCAACCGACGGGTAAGCTGACGGGTTGTACGCACGCTGCGGCATGGGTCATGCCGTCGGGTGAACTGGCGGGGGGCCATGAAGATGTCGGACGCCACGTTGCGCTGGATAAACTGCTCGGCCGCCGCGCTACGGAAGGTGAGGAATGGCGGCAAGGCGCGGCGCTGGTTTCCAGTCGCGCGAGTTACGAAATGGTGCAGAAGTCCGCGATGTGCGGCGTTGAAATTCTGTTTGCCGTCTCTGCCGCAACGACGCTGGCGGTCGAGGTGGCTGAACGCTGCAATCTGACGCTGGTGGGGTTCTGTAAGCCGGGTCGGGCGACGATTTATACCCATCCGCAGCGGTTAATCGCAGACTAA
- a CDS encoding putative inner membrane lipoprotein (similar to E. coli orf, hypothetical protein (AAC76878.1); Blastp hit to AAC76878.1 (351 aa), 36% identity in aa 45 - 348, 44% identity in aa 1 - 56), with the protein MKKDLLSSIIIAMLMTAGLSACDEKKADEQPVAQSADSSASNTQPTSAESADANDVLNQKLNVYIDCYNNLQADIYRAVNRYANTFDDFRTGPTGKEDDPSPLVPVYPAFIQDCRKDIKAAAELKPAFASLDSAALAFINAAGPLAETINSMNKYYDQDNFKDDAFAGAKAFHKTFIKQFDEFDPIAKKYIAEITIMSGQHAANEIKATEKKEGKSIKYYTLLTMQEAETLNDAVADDSFDVAAVSKQLADFEEHTQKLNEKINVDIDKHRSFPGFISELEKFQGKVKKRIRRVRDNVAYTSHEQDYLNSGSGDMVDGSYEAVVKAYNELIDTYNGYHLEREF; encoded by the coding sequence ATGAAAAAGGATTTGTTATCATCAATTATTATCGCTATGCTGATGACTGCCGGGCTAAGCGCTTGTGATGAAAAAAAAGCGGACGAACAACCTGTAGCTCAGAGTGCGGACTCATCAGCGAGCAATACACAACCCACATCAGCGGAAAGCGCAGATGCGAACGATGTTCTTAACCAAAAGCTGAATGTTTACATTGATTGTTATAATAATCTCCAGGCAGATATTTACCGTGCTGTAAATCGTTATGCTAACACATTCGACGATTTCCGCACCGGCCCTACCGGTAAGGAAGACGATCCCTCTCCGCTGGTTCCTGTGTATCCTGCATTTATCCAGGACTGCCGGAAAGACATCAAGGCGGCGGCTGAATTAAAGCCGGCGTTTGCCTCTCTGGATAGTGCTGCTCTGGCATTTATTAATGCGGCTGGGCCACTAGCTGAAACAATCAATAGTATGAATAAATACTATGATCAAGATAACTTCAAGGATGATGCCTTTGCTGGCGCTAAAGCGTTCCATAAAACGTTTATAAAACAGTTCGATGAGTTTGATCCCATTGCGAAGAAATATATCGCCGAGATTACCATTATGAGTGGGCAGCATGCGGCTAATGAAATTAAGGCGACCGAGAAGAAAGAAGGTAAATCCATTAAGTACTATACGCTTTTGACGATGCAGGAAGCCGAGACGCTTAATGACGCTGTAGCTGATGATTCTTTTGATGTGGCGGCAGTAAGCAAACAGCTCGCTGATTTTGAAGAGCATACTCAGAAGCTAAACGAGAAGATCAACGTTGATATAGATAAACATCGTAGCTTCCCTGGCTTTATTTCTGAGCTGGAAAAATTCCAGGGCAAGGTGAAAAAACGCATTCGGCGCGTGCGCGATAACGTGGCGTATACCTCGCATGAGCAGGACTACCTCAATAGCGGCAGCGGCGATATGGTAGATGGTTCTTATGAGGCTGTGGTTAAAGCTTATAACGAACTCATCGACACCTATAATGGCTATCATCTTGAGCGTGAGTTCTAA
- the yiiG gene encoding putative cytoplasmic protein (similar to E. coli orf, hypothetical protein (AAC76878.1); Blastp hit to AAC76878.1 (351 aa), 67% identity in aa 15 - 351) encodes MTLGATGCDDNNVKTEATPAASSQPATPAPSQTPETQSGESPAQPSAAKPETATQPPVAKPETPAQPEVDAEEVYSEKMDVYIDCFNKLQLPVQHSLARYADWVKDFKKGPTGKESLVYGIYGITESYITNCQKEMKQVAALTPLLEPIDGVAVSYIDSAAALGNTINEMEKYYTQENYKDDAFAKGKALHQTLLKNIEDFKPVSEKYHEAIQEINDRRQLTQLKRIEEAEGKTFNYYSLAVMISAKQINKVISADTFDAEAMMKKVAELETMIAQLKEVNTDGRNSSFISSAADYQLQAKKYIRRIRDNVEYSDFEKKRVQDPATGWMVADSYPASLRSYNEMVDDYNRLR; translated from the coding sequence ATGACCCTGGGCGCAACAGGATGTGATGACAATAATGTTAAAACCGAGGCGACGCCGGCCGCCAGCAGTCAGCCTGCGACGCCAGCGCCTTCTCAGACGCCGGAAACGCAATCTGGCGAAAGTCCAGCGCAGCCCTCAGCAGCGAAGCCAGAAACGGCAACTCAGCCCCCGGTGGCGAAACCAGAAACGCCAGCTCAGCCGGAGGTTGACGCTGAAGAAGTTTATAGTGAAAAAATGGATGTCTATATCGATTGTTTTAATAAACTTCAATTGCCCGTTCAGCACAGTCTGGCGCGTTACGCGGATTGGGTGAAAGACTTTAAAAAAGGTCCGACAGGGAAAGAGAGCCTGGTTTATGGCATTTATGGTATTACGGAGTCTTACATAACGAATTGCCAGAAAGAGATGAAACAGGTGGCCGCCTTAACGCCATTACTTGAGCCTATTGATGGCGTTGCCGTTAGCTATATTGATAGCGCCGCCGCGCTGGGTAATACCATTAACGAAATGGAAAAATATTATACCCAGGAAAACTATAAAGATGATGCCTTTGCTAAAGGTAAGGCGCTGCATCAGACATTACTGAAGAATATCGAGGATTTTAAACCCGTCTCGGAAAAATATCATGAGGCTATTCAGGAAATAAATGACAGGCGGCAATTGACACAGTTGAAGAGAATAGAAGAAGCGGAAGGCAAAACATTTAACTATTATTCTCTGGCTGTCATGATTTCGGCAAAGCAGATCAACAAGGTTATTTCTGCCGATACCTTTGATGCCGAAGCGATGATGAAAAAAGTCGCGGAACTGGAAACAATGATTGCGCAATTGAAAGAAGTGAATACTGATGGCCGTAATTCTTCTTTCATCAGCTCTGCGGCTGATTATCAGCTACAAGCTAAAAAATATATTCGTCGCATCAGAGACAATGTTGAGTATTCTGATTTTGAAAAGAAACGGGTGCAGGACCCTGCAACAGGATGGATGGTTGCGGATTCTTATCCGGCGTCGTTGAGAAGTTATAACGAGATGGTGGATGATTATAACCGCCTGCGTTGA